One genomic window of Ktedonobacterales bacterium includes the following:
- a CDS encoding M20 family metallopeptidase, with amino-acid sequence MVPMTLELGPALEQAKQYQQALLSDLQTIVNIDSGTYHKAGVDQVAQWMKGRLEASEYAVTVQPQSDFGNHLYGARSGKGKARILVIGHMDTVFPQGEPERRPFTIKDGRALGPGVLDMKSGLLLGVYALDLLRKVKAENYASITFLCNSDEEIGSPSSRSLVRELAAQADVALVLEPGRELDEVVIARKGVGNYRLEVRGVAAHAGVEPQKGRSAILELAHKIVALQALNGTIPGVTVNVGVVGGGARPNIVPDHAHALIDVRAADKPGIAAVEEAFQRIARQVTIPDTESAITGKLAHLPFEATPGNMALFHLAKAEAARQNIALRGIFTGGGSDGNTTATMIPTLDALGLAGGMAHNPGEFILIDSIAPRMVLLAGLIERIGAAFLDGGLATA; translated from the coding sequence ATGGTACCTATGACCCTGGAGCTTGGCCCGGCGTTGGAGCAGGCAAAACAGTATCAGCAGGCGCTGCTCAGTGATCTGCAAACCATTGTCAACATAGATTCCGGCACCTATCACAAGGCGGGCGTCGATCAGGTAGCGCAGTGGATGAAAGGGCGGCTGGAGGCCAGCGAGTACGCCGTCACCGTTCAGCCGCAAAGCGACTTCGGCAACCATCTCTACGGCGCCCGGAGCGGCAAGGGGAAAGCGCGTATCCTCGTCATCGGACATATGGATACGGTCTTTCCCCAGGGCGAGCCGGAGCGACGCCCGTTCACCATCAAAGATGGGCGCGCCCTGGGTCCGGGCGTGCTGGATATGAAATCGGGGCTGCTGCTGGGCGTGTACGCCCTGGACCTGCTGCGCAAGGTCAAGGCAGAGAACTACGCTTCGATTACCTTCCTCTGCAACAGCGATGAAGAGATTGGCTCCCCATCCAGCCGTTCATTGGTACGCGAACTGGCGGCTCAGGCCGATGTCGCGCTGGTCCTGGAGCCGGGGCGCGAGCTAGATGAGGTTGTCATCGCGCGCAAGGGCGTCGGAAACTATCGGCTGGAGGTGCGCGGCGTCGCGGCCCACGCCGGAGTCGAACCCCAGAAAGGGCGCAGCGCCATTCTGGAACTGGCGCATAAGATCGTTGCCTTGCAGGCGCTCAATGGAACCATCCCCGGCGTCACCGTCAACGTTGGCGTCGTTGGCGGCGGCGCGCGGCCCAACATCGTACCCGACCACGCCCACGCCTTGATTGACGTGCGCGCCGCCGACAAGCCAGGCATCGCAGCAGTTGAAGAAGCCTTCCAGCGTATCGCCCGCCAGGTCACGATACCTGATACCGAAAGCGCGATCACCGGCAAACTCGCCCATCTCCCCTTTGAGGCCACGCCAGGGAATATGGCGCTCTTCCATCTGGCAAAGGCCGAAGCCGCGCGCCAGAACATCGCTTTGCGCGGCATCTTCACCGGCGGCGGCTCCGACGGCAACACCACCGCCACCATGATCCCCACACTGGACGCCCTGGGTCTGGCGGGCGGAATGGCGCACAATCCCGGCGAGTTTATCCTCATTGATTCGATTGCGCCGCGCATGGTCCTGCTGGCCGGGCTGATTGAACGCATCGGCGCGGCGTTTCTGGATGGAGGGCTGGCAACCGCATGA
- a CDS encoding aminotransferase class I/II-fold pyridoxal phosphate-dependent enzyme yields the protein MKSLMPGIQALNINPILQIAALASQQPGCIRLETGEPDFRTPEHIRRAAIEAIEQRSITYGPPPGLPSLRQALAARVQRVNGYTISPDEISVAPGGSGALMAAIQVICGPGDEALTPDPAWPMYEHMLACVGARPAHYRLHPETGWLPDLDELERLVTPRTRALIINSPANPTGAVFPRALLEQVIAFAQRHDLYLISDEAYDELVYEGEHISPAALCDDGRVISAYTFSKNYAMTGWRIGYAVARPQISKAITVAVSAACTNVSHVAQWAAEAALAGPQDCVADMRASYHQRRDAALEVLRTYGISARPPKGAFYLMIDISSAGLPSLEFALRLLKERNISVAPGSAFGETIDGYVRVSLASALPDLQRGIAGLCEYMNDCQQRANS from the coding sequence ATGAAAAGCCTGATGCCTGGGATTCAAGCATTGAATATCAACCCGATCCTCCAGATTGCCGCGCTCGCCAGCCAGCAGCCCGGCTGTATCCGTCTGGAGACTGGCGAGCCGGATTTTCGCACGCCTGAGCATATTCGCCGGGCCGCGATAGAGGCCATCGAACAGAGGAGCATCACCTATGGCCCGCCGCCGGGGCTGCCCTCGCTGCGCCAGGCGCTCGCCGCCAGAGTGCAGCGCGTCAATGGCTACACGATCAGCCCGGACGAGATCAGCGTTGCCCCAGGCGGCAGCGGCGCGCTGATGGCGGCGATTCAGGTGATCTGCGGGCCGGGCGACGAGGCACTCACACCTGATCCGGCCTGGCCGATGTATGAGCACATGCTCGCCTGCGTCGGCGCGCGGCCAGCGCATTATCGCCTGCATCCAGAAACCGGCTGGCTGCCCGACCTGGACGAACTGGAACGCCTGGTCACGCCGCGCACCAGGGCGCTGATTATCAACAGCCCTGCCAACCCAACCGGAGCCGTCTTCCCGCGCGCCCTGCTGGAGCAGGTGATCGCCTTCGCTCAGCGCCACGATCTCTATCTGATCAGCGACGAAGCCTATGACGAACTGGTCTATGAGGGCGAGCATATCAGCCCGGCGGCGCTTTGCGACGATGGGCGCGTCATCAGCGCCTACACCTTCTCGAAAAACTACGCCATGACCGGCTGGCGCATCGGTTACGCGGTGGCGCGGCCACAGATCAGCAAGGCCATCACCGTCGCCGTGAGCGCGGCCTGCACTAACGTCTCACATGTCGCCCAGTGGGCCGCAGAGGCCGCGCTGGCCGGACCGCAAGACTGCGTGGCCGACATGCGCGCCAGCTATCACCAGCGGCGCGATGCCGCCCTGGAAGTGCTGCGCACTTATGGCATCAGCGCCCGCCCGCCAAAAGGGGCGTTCTACCTGATGATTGATATTTCATCCGCCGGCCTGCCCTCGCTGGAGTTTGCCTTGCGCCTGCTGAAAGAGCGCAACATCTCCGTCGCTCCTGGCAGCGCCTTTGGCGAAACCATTGATGGTTATGTGCGCGTCTCGCTTGCCAGCGCGCTCCCCGACCTTCAGCGCGGAATTGCGGGGTTATGTGAATATATGAACGATTGCCAGCAGCGCGCGAACTCCTGA
- a CDS encoding aminoglycoside adenylyltransferase domain-containing protein — translation MTQYSWATCPPAARSQIEQFLAITRDALQENLTGVYLHGSLALGCFNPARSDLDLLVVTRQPMSVETKRAFAETLLGLSRNPTPIEISFLSAQDLAPWRCPTPFDLHYSESWRSRCEQALANDGWRAWNDQRQTDLDLAAHITVTRARGICLVGQSIGETFPPVPTRDYLAAIWDDFLWAREALTKNPTYFVLNACRVAAYLLEGRVCSKEEGGVWGLHVVPTAFRNPIVQALEVYRGGEDRPFDAAGLNQFGAYMEDWLRPFATSETSE, via the coding sequence ATGACACAGTATAGCTGGGCAACCTGCCCGCCAGCAGCGCGCAGCCAGATAGAGCAGTTTCTTGCCATCACGCGGGATGCCCTGCAAGAAAATCTCACCGGAGTGTATCTGCATGGCTCGCTGGCGCTGGGCTGCTTCAATCCGGCGCGCAGTGACCTTGACCTGCTCGTCGTCACGCGACAGCCCATGAGCGTCGAAACAAAACGCGCCTTTGCCGAAACGCTCCTGGGCCTGTCGCGCAATCCCACGCCCATCGAGATCAGCTTCTTGAGCGCGCAAGACCTCGCGCCCTGGCGCTGCCCCACGCCCTTTGATCTGCACTACAGTGAGAGCTGGCGAAGCCGCTGTGAGCAAGCGTTGGCAAACGACGGCTGGCGAGCGTGGAACGACCAGCGCCAGACAGACCTTGATCTGGCGGCGCATATCACCGTCACCAGAGCGCGCGGCATCTGTCTTGTGGGCCAGTCAATTGGCGAAACCTTTCCGCCTGTCCCTACGCGGGATTATCTTGCCGCCATCTGGGATGATTTTCTTTGGGCGCGGGAGGCTCTAACAAAAAACCCGACCTATTTTGTCCTTAACGCCTGCCGCGTGGCCGCCTATCTCCTTGAAGGGCGCGTCTGCTCCAAAGAAGAAGGGGGCGTCTGGGGGCTTCACGTAGTGCCCACAGCCTTCAGAAATCCTATCGTACAGGCGCTGGAAGTGTACCGAGGCGGAGAGGACAGGCCATTTGACGCCGCAGGGCTGAACCAATTTGGCGCATACATGGAGGATTGGCTGCGCCCCTTCGCCACATCGGAAACCTCTGAATAG
- a CDS encoding glycosyltransferase family 2 protein, whose product MRTQLEEQPADESEQRGSLHISHTTRADGQPMTTRGLSVVLPAWNEEAVIAQTVQAVVQTLSQVAPDYEVLLVDDGSTDQTGAIADALAAKNPRIRVIHNRPNRGYGGALIAGFNAVSKDLTFFMDADGQFDIGDITKLLAHLEEADAVLGYREQRQDPLLRIVNAWGWKMLMRLLFGLKVRDVDCAFKLYPTELVRRANVQAQGAMVNTEMLVKLHRLGYRWVEVPIQHYPRQGGKATGANLRVILRAFRELLKLHHRIKHEEL is encoded by the coding sequence ATGCGAACACAGCTTGAAGAACAACCAGCAGATGAGTCTGAGCAGCGCGGCTCGCTCCATATCTCCCACACAACACGCGCCGACGGCCAACCCATGACGACGCGCGGCCTCTCCGTCGTCTTGCCCGCCTGGAATGAGGAAGCGGTGATCGCTCAGACCGTGCAGGCGGTGGTCCAGACCCTGAGCCAGGTCGCCCCCGACTATGAAGTCCTCCTCGTGGATGACGGCAGCACCGACCAGACGGGCGCGATTGCCGACGCGCTCGCCGCCAAGAATCCGCGCATTCGCGTCATCCATAACCGGCCCAACCGGGGCTATGGCGGCGCCCTCATCGCGGGCTTCAATGCCGTCAGCAAAGACCTGACCTTCTTCATGGACGCCGATGGACAGTTCGACATTGGCGACATCACCAAACTGCTGGCGCATCTGGAGGAGGCTGACGCGGTGCTGGGCTATCGGGAGCAGCGTCAAGACCCGCTGCTGCGTATTGTCAACGCCTGGGGCTGGAAAATGCTGATGCGCCTGCTCTTTGGGCTAAAAGTGCGCGACGTGGACTGCGCCTTTAAGCTCTACCCCACCGAGCTGGTGCGGCGGGCCAATGTGCAGGCGCAGGGGGCAATGGTCAACACCGAGATGCTGGTCAAGCTGCATCGGCTGGGCTATCGCTGGGTCGAAGTGCCGATCCAGCATTATCCCCGCCAGGGAGGCAAAGCGACGGGCGCCAATCTGCGGGTCATTCTGCGCGCCTTCCGCGAACTGCTCAAGCTGCATCATCGCATCAAGCACGAAGAACTCTAA
- a CDS encoding isochorismatase family cysteine hydrolase: protein MEMPQSTTIAGALIEQSRLFLEWLVEWERSLPVLRWADLTRETPPERIGIFCIDMTNGFCHEGNLASPRIHALIPAVRRLFEDAHHGGVRQFVLPQDTHRQDALEFHDFPLHCVAGTIEAETVAELQELPFADLFRVFPKNSISTSQDTGLDGWLDAHADLGAALICGDCTDLCVHQLTMHLKLRANARDQSLRVIVPANCVQTYDLPVAAAQQLGALPHDGDLLHLIFLYHLRLNGAEVVREIV, encoded by the coding sequence ATGGAAATGCCGCAGTCCACGACCATCGCTGGCGCTTTGATCGAGCAAAGCCGCCTGTTTCTTGAGTGGTTGGTTGAGTGGGAGCGCAGTTTGCCAGTTCTGCGCTGGGCTGATCTGACGCGAGAGACACCGCCGGAGCGGATCGGTATCTTCTGCATTGATATGACTAACGGCTTCTGCCACGAGGGCAATCTTGCCAGCCCACGCATCCATGCCTTGATTCCGGCGGTGCGCCGCCTGTTTGAAGACGCGCATCACGGGGGCGTGCGTCAGTTTGTGCTGCCGCAGGATACGCACCGCCAGGACGCGCTGGAATTTCACGACTTCCCGCTGCACTGCGTAGCAGGCACCATCGAAGCGGAGACTGTTGCCGAACTCCAGGAACTGCCTTTTGCCGATCTTTTCCGTGTCTTCCCCAAAAACTCCATCAGCACCTCGCAGGACACGGGTTTGGATGGCTGGTTGGATGCCCATGCTGATCTGGGCGCGGCGCTGATCTGTGGCGATTGTACAGACCTCTGTGTCCATCAACTGACGATGCACCTGAAGCTGCGCGCCAATGCTCGTGATCAGTCCCTGCGGGTGATCGTGCCTGCCAACTGTGTCCAGACCTATGATCTGCCGGTAGCAGCAGCGCAGCAGCTTGGTGCGCTGCCACACGATGGCGATCTGCTGCATCTCATCTTTCTCTATCATCTGCGGCTGAACGGCGCTGAGGTGGTGCGAGAGATTGTCTGA
- a CDS encoding NUDIX domain-containing protein: MMSADISQEQSGSAPARSSAAWSAEAAEHHYDASVWERPSVTVDVVILSLQEGDLKVLLIKRRNWPYEGYWAIPGGFIEMRESLEESARRELEEETGLRDIYMEQLYTFGDPGRDPRTRVITVAYLALVDYRQLHPQAADDAGSVGWFSMYDLPSLGFDHAQILDYTLKRLRGKLEYTTIGFQFLPPTFTLSELQQVYQVILGQERKLDKRNFRKKIVSTGILESTGEMKMEGTHRPARLYRFNPKAEA; the protein is encoded by the coding sequence ATGATGAGCGCAGATATTTCTCAGGAGCAGAGTGGGAGCGCGCCCGCTCGTTCATCGGCGGCATGGTCGGCTGAGGCAGCCGAACACCACTATGACGCCAGCGTGTGGGAGCGTCCGTCAGTGACGGTGGATGTGGTGATTTTGAGCCTGCAAGAGGGCGACCTTAAAGTGCTGCTTATCAAGCGCCGCAACTGGCCGTATGAGGGCTACTGGGCTATTCCTGGCGGCTTTATCGAGATGCGCGAGTCGCTGGAGGAATCGGCGCGGCGCGAATTGGAAGAAGAAACCGGGCTGCGCGATATTTATATGGAGCAGCTCTATACCTTTGGCGACCCTGGGCGCGATCCGCGCACTCGTGTGATTACGGTTGCCTATCTGGCGCTGGTGGATTATCGCCAGCTTCACCCGCAGGCCGCCGATGACGCTGGGAGCGTCGGCTGGTTCTCGATGTATGATCTGCCATCGCTTGGCTTTGACCACGCGCAGATTCTGGATTACACGTTGAAGCGCCTGCGGGGCAAGTTGGAATATACGACGATTGGCTTTCAGTTCTTACCTCCCACGTTCACCCTCAGCGAGCTTCAGCAGGTCTATCAAGTGATTCTGGGCCAGGAGCGCAAGCTGGATAAGCGCAACTTTCGCAAGAAGATCGTTTCTACCGGCATTCTGGAGAGTACCGGGGAAATGAAGATGGAAGGCACGCATCGTCCCGCCCGCCTCTATCGCTTTAACCCGAAAGCCGAGGCGTGA
- a CDS encoding cupin domain-containing protein, which produces MNYIMVNRDELSRDGDTYEFEGYLHGNTNISLILVDIPPGAGPKLHVHPYEEVFVIQEGCATYTIGSTTLEARAGQIAIVPAGVPHKFINSGSGRLRQVDIHYSPRFITQWLED; this is translated from the coding sequence ATGAACTATATCATGGTGAATAGAGATGAACTCTCTCGTGATGGGGACACCTATGAGTTTGAGGGATACCTGCATGGAAACACCAATATTTCTTTAATCCTGGTGGATATACCTCCAGGAGCAGGCCCAAAGCTGCATGTTCATCCCTATGAAGAGGTCTTTGTCATTCAGGAAGGCTGTGCGACCTATACGATTGGCTCGACCACCCTTGAAGCAAGGGCCGGACAGATTGCGATTGTCCCGGCGGGCGTACCTCACAAGTTCATCAATTCGGGTTCGGGGCGGCTAAGGCAGGTGGACATTCACTACAGCCCTCGCTTCATCACACAATGGCTTGAAGACTGA
- a CDS encoding ATP-dependent DNA helicase has product MSISLSLAEQVRRDLLQGGALSESLPDYEERMAQVEMAELVAQSLENSSHAVIEASTGTGKSIAYLLPIVRSGKVAIISTANKNLQEQLFYKDIPFVQQHIQDFRAALIKGMGNYLCLDRFDKENSELLPFQRSSAFEQLLRFLQDTVTGASEGEAFDGDLDTTPFALPGDIRARIAADSDQCAWSKCNWFSDCYVREMRQRAREAQIIVVNHTLLLLDAAMDGWLLPERDVVVIDEAHHLEEEATRAFTVTVSPGRVQSLFQQRRLREHVDAMLFQEAGQRNVVAWDRLASIADPGYKNRALLTQPFQEGLHLAEAINSLAEDMKYRRPDTLDEKEEQLYDKLVKRARNLASDLRVAFAVQDLKSRVYYVERENGPRGQDKGLRQLSVSAAPLSITELLQTQLFEKINTIATSATLAVGGDFSFYRRRVGALNKVVERVLPPTFDYPNHALLYLPRGLPEPKFGTDNRPYIDALAGEMARLVQASRGRAFLLFSSHKAMMEVYEQIRDAVDFTLLLQGDFSRIELIRRFRSTPNAVLLGLKSFWEGVDIAGEALSLVVIDKLPFDPPDDPVHEARVKLMKEANEDWFNGYVLPQATLRLKQGLGRLIRTKEDRGVMAILDARLYTKYYGSRVVAALPPARRTAKIEDVERFFAEEAAQ; this is encoded by the coding sequence GTGAGCATCAGTCTATCGTTAGCGGAGCAGGTCCGGCGGGATCTTCTCCAGGGTGGCGCGCTCTCAGAGAGTCTGCCCGATTATGAAGAACGAATGGCGCAGGTGGAGATGGCCGAACTGGTGGCCCAGTCGCTAGAAAACAGCAGCCATGCCGTCATAGAAGCTTCAACTGGGACTGGAAAAAGCATCGCCTACTTGCTTCCCATCGTGCGCTCCGGCAAGGTTGCCATCATCAGCACGGCCAACAAGAACCTTCAGGAGCAGTTGTTTTACAAAGACATCCCCTTTGTGCAGCAGCACATTCAGGACTTCCGCGCCGCGCTCATCAAGGGCATGGGCAACTATCTCTGCCTGGACCGCTTTGATAAAGAAAACAGCGAACTATTGCCCTTCCAGCGATCATCAGCCTTCGAGCAATTGCTCAGATTCTTGCAGGATACTGTTACCGGCGCATCTGAAGGCGAAGCTTTTGACGGCGATCTCGATACGACGCCTTTCGCCCTCCCCGGTGACATACGCGCCCGCATCGCGGCAGACAGCGATCAGTGCGCCTGGAGCAAGTGCAACTGGTTTAGCGATTGCTACGTGCGCGAGATGCGCCAGCGCGCCCGCGAAGCGCAGATTATCGTCGTCAATCACACCCTGCTGCTGCTGGACGCCGCGATGGACGGCTGGCTCTTGCCGGAGCGCGATGTCGTGGTCATTGACGAGGCACATCACCTCGAAGAAGAAGCCACGCGCGCCTTCACCGTCACCGTCTCGCCGGGCCGCGTACAGAGCCTCTTTCAGCAGCGCCGTCTGAGAGAGCATGTGGACGCGATGCTCTTTCAAGAGGCCGGCCAGCGCAACGTCGTCGCCTGGGATCGCCTGGCGAGCATCGCCGATCCTGGCTATAAGAATCGCGCCCTGCTCACCCAACCTTTTCAGGAAGGCTTGCATCTGGCCGAGGCCATCAATTCGCTGGCCGAAGACATGAAGTACCGCCGCCCCGATACTCTGGACGAGAAAGAAGAGCAGCTTTACGACAAGCTGGTGAAGCGCGCCCGCAATCTGGCGAGCGATCTGCGCGTGGCCTTCGCGGTCCAAGACCTCAAGAGCCGCGTCTATTACGTGGAGCGCGAAAACGGCCCGCGCGGCCAGGATAAGGGCTTGCGCCAGTTGAGCGTCTCCGCAGCGCCGCTTTCCATCACCGAACTGCTGCAAACGCAGCTTTTCGAGAAGATCAACACTATCGCCACATCGGCGACGCTGGCCGTTGGCGGCGACTTCAGCTTCTACCGCCGCCGAGTGGGCGCGTTGAATAAGGTCGTCGAGCGTGTTCTGCCGCCCACGTTCGATTATCCCAACCACGCCCTGCTCTATCTGCCGCGTGGGCTGCCAGAGCCAAAGTTTGGCACTGATAACCGACCCTATATTGACGCGCTGGCAGGCGAGATGGCCCGATTAGTGCAAGCCTCTCGTGGGCGGGCGTTTCTGCTTTTCTCCAGCCACAAGGCCATGATGGAAGTCTACGAGCAAATCCGCGACGCGGTGGATTTCACGCTCTTGCTTCAAGGCGATTTCTCGCGGATAGAGCTTATCAGGCGCTTCCGCAGCACGCCCAACGCTGTGCTGTTAGGATTGAAAAGCTTCTGGGAGGGCGTAGACATCGCCGGAGAGGCGCTCTCGCTGGTCGTCATTGATAAGCTGCCTTTTGACCCGCCCGACGACCCGGTGCATGAGGCGCGGGTCAAATTGATGAAGGAAGCTAACGAAGATTGGTTCAACGGCTATGTTCTGCCACAGGCCACGCTCCGGCTGAAGCAAGGGCTGGGGCGGCTGATTCGCACCAAAGAGGACCGGGGCGTGATGGCAATTCTGGACGCGCGCCTGTACACGAAATATTACGGCAGCCGCGTCGTGGCGGCGCTTCCGCCCGCCCGGCGCACCGCTAAGATCGAAGATGTCGAGCGTTTCTTTGCAGAGGAAGCCGCTCAATAG
- the queG gene encoding tRNA epoxyqueuosine(34) reductase QueG, whose protein sequence is MSLTTDIKDYAARLGFDLVRVTSAEPFPEREAAIKERIAQGLMDGLPWFTAERAGVSSNPRALLPDARSVISLAIFYLTDTPRDLTTPGDPHGRISCYAWGDDYHEVIKARLEQMAAYLRTLSAAPQDAGSGTETRLFVDTGRMVDRAVAERAGLGWYGKNTNILTHGWGSWVFLAEIVTNLELEPDAPLKSNCGTCERCLHACPTGAFISPYVLDNTRCISFLTIELRGSIPLHLRPLMGNHIFGCDICQEVCPVNLIAVERLKRAGRFGAASAQHARPDGTALANERQNLAFQPRAQVGSSPALIPLLKLDEEQFRERFRHSPIKRAKRRGLLRNVCVALGNLGDSAAVPALIETLRTEPEPLVRGHAAWALGRISGPEARAALDHALATEQDETVIQEIRCALEVGVWDRAACETHVGDKASYAE, encoded by the coding sequence ATGTCTCTCACCACTGATATAAAAGACTATGCCGCTCGCCTGGGATTTGATCTGGTGCGTGTCACCAGCGCAGAGCCATTTCCCGAACGCGAGGCGGCTATCAAAGAGCGCATCGCGCAGGGCTTGATGGATGGCCTGCCCTGGTTCACCGCCGAGCGCGCGGGGGTCTCCAGCAATCCGCGCGCGCTGCTGCCCGATGCGCGCTCTGTCATCTCGCTGGCGATCTTCTATCTGACCGACACGCCGCGCGACCTGACCACCCCTGGCGACCCACACGGGCGTATCTCCTGCTACGCCTGGGGCGACGACTATCACGAAGTCATCAAAGCCAGGCTGGAGCAGATGGCAGCCTATCTGCGCACGCTGAGCGCCGCGCCGCAAGACGCAGGGTCAGGAACCGAAACGCGCCTCTTCGTTGATACCGGGCGTATGGTTGATCGCGCCGTCGCCGAGCGCGCCGGATTGGGATGGTACGGCAAAAACACCAATATTCTGACGCATGGCTGGGGGTCGTGGGTCTTCCTGGCAGAGATCGTCACCAACCTTGAGCTAGAGCCAGACGCGCCGCTCAAATCCAACTGCGGCACGTGCGAACGCTGCCTTCACGCCTGCCCAACGGGCGCGTTTATCTCCCCCTATGTCCTGGATAACACGCGCTGCATCTCGTTCCTGACCATCGAACTGCGCGGCAGCATCCCCCTTCATTTGCGCCCGCTGATGGGCAACCATATCTTTGGCTGCGACATCTGCCAGGAAGTCTGCCCGGTCAATCTCATTGCTGTAGAGCGGCTCAAGCGCGCCGGGCGCTTTGGCGCAGCCTCAGCGCAACACGCGCGCCCAGACGGCACAGCACTTGCCAATGAGAGGCAAAATCTGGCGTTCCAGCCGCGCGCGCAGGTCGGTTCCAGCCCGGCGCTCATCCCGCTGCTGAAACTGGACGAAGAACAGTTCCGCGAGCGTTTTCGCCACAGCCCCATCAAGCGCGCCAAACGCCGGGGGCTGCTGCGCAACGTCTGTGTCGCGCTGGGCAATCTGGGCGATTCGGCAGCCGTTCCGGCGCTGATCGAAACCCTGCGCACTGAGCCAGAGCCGCTGGTGCGCGGCCATGCCGCCTGGGCGCTGGGGCGCATCAGCGGGCCTGAAGCACGCGCCGCGCTGGACCATGCCCTGGCGACAGAACAGGATGAAACGGTCATTCAGGAGATTCGCTGCGCGCTGGAGGTCGGCGTATGGGATCGAGCGGCCTGTGAAACTCACGTTGGGGACAAAGCCTCATATGCAGAGTGA